The following is a genomic window from Polaribacter atrinae.
AAGGCGTAGTTTTTTTACAACTTCTTCTGCCTCATCAACACCAATAATTCCTTGTTTATTTTCTACACCAATATGTTGTAGCCAATTAAACAAACTTCCGTAAGCTTGTGTTGCTATAAAACTTCTCCAGTCTTCTAAAAACAAACTACTTACTGGGTGTTTTTTTACGTTATCATTAGAAGTTACAGGATAGGTAAAATGTAAATCTGGGTGTTGTAATTTGTCGCATTTTAAGTTACAGACGTCCGCATTGTCAGAAAAATTACACAACAAAAACTGTGCGTAGGCAATTGCCATTGGCAAAGTTCCACTTCCTTCTTTACCCACAAATAATTGCGCGTGTGGTATTCTGCCGTTTTCCGCAGATACTTTTAAGTGTTTTTTAATATGTTCTTGTCCGATAATTTGGTTGAAAAGCATGGGCAAATATAAAATTTGTTTGCCATTAATCCATCAATTTTAGAAGGCAATCTTTTTTAAGAGAGAATTTATAGAAAGAGTAGTATTTGTCTTCGCAAACGTTGTATTAAATTTTAGGATTTACATTTCAAAAAGTTTAAATAATTCGGTATTTTTGTTGAAAATACAATAATAAAAGATGAAAACATTAAAAGATTTTAATTTCAAGAATAAGAAGGCGTTAATCCGTGTAGATTTTAACGTGCCTTTAAATGATAAATTTGAAGTAACAGATGCTACCAGAATTCAAGCTGCAAAATCTACTATTATAGATATTTTAGAGCAAGAAGGAAGCTGTGTTTTAATGTCGCATTTAGGACGTCCAAAAGGTTTTCAAGATGAATTTTCTTTAGGTCATATTGTAGAAAAAGCAACTGAAATTTTAGGAGTTAAGGTAAAGTTTGTTGCAGATTGTATTGGTGCTAAAGCAGAAGAAGCTGTAGCGAATTTACAGTCTGGAGAAATTTTGTTATTAGAAAATTTACGTTTCTATGAAGAAGAGAAAAAAGGAGATGTTGCATTTGCTGAGAAATTATCAAAATTTGGTGATGTTTATGTAAACGATGCTTTTGGTACTGCACACAGAGCACATGCATCAACAACTATTATTGCTCAGTTTTTTCCAGAAAACAAATGTTTTGGAAACTTATTAGCAAGAGAAATAGAAAGTATAGATAAAGTATTAAACAATTCTGAAAGACCAGTTTTAGCAATTTTAGGAGGTGCAAAAGTATCATCTAAAATTACTGTAATTGAAAACATTTTAGACAAAGTAGACCACTTAATTATTGGTGGTGGAATGAGTTTTACTTTTGTAAAAGCACAAGGAGGAAAGATTGGAAACTCTATTTGTGAAGATGATAAAATGGAATTAGCTTTAGATATCTTAAAGCAAGCAAAAGAAAAAGGAGTTGAAGTACATATTCCTGTTGATGTGATTGCTGCAGATGATTTTTCTAATGATGCAAATACACAAGAATTAGATATTAATGAAATTCCTGATGGTTGGGAAGGAGTTGATGCTGGACCAAAATCTAGAGAGATTTTTGATACAGTTGTAAACAAGTGTAAAACAATTTTATGGAACGGACCTTTAGGGGTTTTTGAAATGGAATCTTTTGCAGGTGGAACAATTGCTCTTGGTAATTCTATTGATAAGGCAACCAAAAACGGAGCATTCTCTTTAGTTGGAGGTGGAGATTCTGTTGCAGCTGTTAAACAATTTGGTTTTGCAGATAAAGTAAGTTATGTTTCTACTGGTGGTGGTGCTATGTTAGAAATGTTAGAAGGTAAAACGTTACCAGGAATTGAAGCTATTTTAAAATAAGCGTTTAACTGTTTATTTGATTAATCGTGTAATTGTTTAATAGACATTTACATTTTTAAATCATATTTCAGATTCCAATTAACATTTAAGATGTTAAACTGAGCTTGTCTAAGTTTCATTTTAAAATATAAATTTATTAATAAGCGTGTAATTGTAAAATTACACGCTTATTGTTTTATAGAAGAATATATTATAATTTCGCGGTCAGTTTTTGTTCAATTACACAAATAAACAATTACACGTTTACACATTACTATGAAATACACAAAATTACCAAATACAGATATTAAAGTTTCTAAGATTTGTTTAGGAACCATGACTTGGGGAAAACAAAACGCGCAAGAAAAAGGTTTTGAACAAATGGATTATGCTTTAGAACAAGGCGTAAACTTCTTTGATACGGCAGAATTATATGCAGTTCCTGCAACGCCAGAAACGTATGGAACTACAGAAACAATTATAGGAAATTGGTTTAAAAAAACGGGGAATAGAGATAAAGTTGTTTTAGGAAGTAAAATAGCGGGTTCTGGACCTTATACAGCGCATATTAGAAAAAACGGATTTGCAAAGGAAGCAATATAGATGCTGTAGAAGGTCGTCTTAAAAGGTTGCAAACAGATTATATAGATTTGTATCAGTTGCACTGGACAGAAAGAGGTGTTAACTGTTTTGGTACAAGAGATTATCCTTATAAAACTTCTAATAAAGAGGCAGAAAATCATGTAGAGATTTTAGAAACGCTACAAACTTTAATCAGCGAAGGTAAAATTAGACAAATAGGTTTGTCTAATGAAACACCTTGGGGAACAATGCAGTATTTACAGGCTGCTAAAGAAGTGAATTTACCAAGAATGGCTACAATTTAGAATTCGTATTCTTTAATACATCGTAGTTATGAATATGGAATGTCTGAAGTTTCTATGAGAGAAAATATTGGTTTACTAGCATATTCTCCTTTGGCACAAGGGGTTTTAACGGGTAAGTATTTAAGAGGACAAAAACCTGCGGATGCAAGAGGAATTTTATTTCCTAATTATATTACTAGATATCAAACGGGGGCTTCGGAGCAAGCAGTTTTGGCCTATGAAGCAATTGCGTTAAAAAACGGAATCACTTTAGCCGAATTATCTTTAGCATATATTAATCAATTACCGTTTGTAACGAGTAATATTATTGGTGCTACAAAAATGAGTCAGTTAAAAGAAAATATTGGTAGTATTCATATTAATTTATCAGAAGAAATTTTGAATGAAATAGAAGTTGTTCATAAGTTAATTCCGAATCCTGCTCCATAAAAAGTAAGCAGTTTCAGTTTACAGTATAAAAAAAATCCGATGAAAATTATTTCATCAGATTTTTTTTGTTGTATTTCCTGCAAAGGCAAGAATCTATTTTTCTTATGTCTTGGTTCTTTTACTCCATCAACTTAATATCACTTGCAAAAAAGCGTCCGTTTTCTACAACACCAGTAATTTCTGCTTTTCTAATAGCGTTACAGAAGCCAATGTTTTCATCATGTGCATCACCAAAATCATTAATTCCAAAACCATCAACAAAATAAGCTTTATCATCAAAACGAACAGCCAAACTACAACCTTCTTCAGAATCTAAATGAAGCTGACATTGGCCACAAGATATTTCTGCAACTTGCTTAATTTCTTTCTTGTTAGAACAAGAAGCTAATATTAATAAACTTAAAACGATTAATTTTTTCATAATTATAAATTTTAAATGAACATATTATTGTAAAACATAACAGTGATAATCAATCGCCCATTGATACTGCTATTGAATACTAATCAACACAACAGTGATAACTCTACTGAATATTGTGTAGAGAACATTGTCAACTTATTTCCCTCCCCAAGAATCTCTCAATCCAACAATTTTGTTGAAAATTAAGTTATCTGTGGTAGCATCATCATCAACATTAAAATAGCCCATACGCTGAAACTGAAAACGTTCTCCAATTTTAGCAGTTTGTAAACTAGGTTCTACAAAAGCAGTTATTACTTCTAAAGAATTAGGGTTTACAAATTCCATAAAATCTTTGTCTTTATGAGCATCCGGAGCTTCATCTAAAAACAACCTGTCATAAGCTCTTACTTCTGCTTTTACAGCATGTTTTACAGAAACCCAATGCAAAGTACCTTTTACTTTACGCTTGCTTTCTTCTGTGTCCATTCCAGATTTTGTTAACGGATCGTATGTACAATGAATAACGGTAATTTCTCCGTTTTCATCTTTCTCACAGCTCGTTGCTGTAATAAAATAAGCATTTTTTAAACGAACCTCTTTTCCTAATTTTAAACGGAAGAATTTTTTGTTAGCTTCTTCTCTAAAATCTTCACGTTCTATGTAAATTTCTCTAGAAAAAGGAACCTCTCTTGTTCCAAAACCTTCTTCATAATCATTATAATCAGCCGTTAACATTTCTTCTTGTCCTTCAGGATAATTATCAATAATTACTTTAACTGGGTCTAAAACACCCATGACTCTTTTAGCAGTTTTGTTTAAATCCTCACGAATTTTAAACTCTAAAAGTGCTACATCAATTATATTTTCACGTTTAGAAACACCAACCGTTTCTATAAAACTTTTAATAGACTCTGGAGTATAACCACGTCTACGCAAACCAGAAATAGTAGGCATTCTAGGATCGTCCCAACCAGCCACAATTCCTTTTTCTACCAACGTTAACAATTTACGTTTACTCATAATTGTATAACTCAAATTTAAACGAGAAAACTCACGTTGTTTTGGCGGGTTCGGATATTCTGCACTGCTAAAAGGCACAACATTATCTCTAAACCAATTATACAATTCTCTGTGAGGTTTAAACTCAAGAGAACATAAAGAATGCGATATTTGCTCAATATAATCACTCTCACCATGCGTCCAATCGTACATTGGGTAAATACACCAATCATCACCCGTTCTGTGGTGAGATTTATACATAATTCTGTACATTAAAGGATCACGCATCAACATATTTGGGCTCTCCATATCAATCTTTGCACGCAAAGTATGTTCCCCTTCCTTAAATTTTCCGTCTTTCATTCCTTGAAATAATTCCAAGTTTTCTGCTACAGAACGCGTTCTAAAAGGGCTATTTGTACCAACTTTAGTTGGCGTACCTTTTTGCGCTCTCATATCTTCCGAAGATTGAGAATCTACATACGCTTTTCCATCCTTTATCAACAAAACTGCCCAATCGAACAATTGCTGAAAATAGTCTGATGAATAACATTCATTTGCCCAAGAATACCCCAACCAAGAAATATCTTTCTTAATGGCATCTACATATTCTTGCTCTTCTTTTGCTGGGTTTGTATCATCAAAACGCAAATTTACAGGCGCATTATAAGTCTCACCTAAGCCGAAACTAATTCCGATTGCTTTTGTGTGACCAATATGTAAATACCCATTTGGTTCTGGCGGAAAACGAAAACGTAAATTTTCTTTAGGCATTCCGTTTGCTAAATCCTCTTCAATAATATGCTCTAAAAAATTGAGCGATTTTTTCTCTTCAGACATCTGTTTCGGTACAAAATTAAGCCCCAAAATTACATAAAATAACTCATTTTTAAGTTCTTTTTTTTGGGTGTTTCCCTGCGGGTCGTGCTTTACACTGTAGTTTTTTATAGTTTTAGAAAAAAAACTATAAAAAAGCTGCCGTTTCTATCACTAACACGGTTGTAGAAAGTCAATAAAAAT
Proteins encoded in this region:
- a CDS encoding glutamine--tRNA ligase/YqeY domain fusion protein; amino-acid sequence: MSEEKKSLNFLEHIIEEDLANGMPKENLRFRFPPEPNGYLHIGHTKAIGISFGLGETYNAPVNLRFDDTNPAKEEQEYVDAIKKDISWLGYSWANECYSSDYFQQLFDWAVLLIKDGKAYVDSQSSEDMRAQKGTPTKVGTNSPFRTRSVAENLELFQGMKDGKFKEGEHTLRAKIDMESPNMLMRDPLMYRIMYKSHHRTGDDWCIYPMYDWTHGESDYIEQISHSLCSLEFKPHRELYNWFRDNVVPFSSAEYPNPPKQREFSRLNLSYTIMSKRKLLTLVEKGIVAGWDDPRMPTISGLRRRGYTPESIKSFIETVGVSKRENIIDVALLEFKIREDLNKTAKRVMGVLDPVKVIIDNYPEGQEEMLTADYNDYEEGFGTREVPFSREIYIEREDFREEANKKFFRLKLGKEVRLKNAYFITATSCEKDENGEITVIHCTYDPLTKSGMDTEESKRKVKGTLHWVSVKHAVKAEVRAYDRLFLDEAPDAHKDKDFMEFVNPNSLEVITAFVEPSLQTAKIGERFQFQRMGYFNVDDDATTDNLIFNKIVGLRDSWGGK
- a CDS encoding DUF6370 family protein, with protein sequence MKKLIVLSLLILASCSNKKEIKQVAEISCGQCQLHLDSEEGCSLAVRFDDKAYFVDGFGINDFGDAHDENIGFCNAIRKAEITGVVENGRFFASDIKLME
- a CDS encoding phosphoglycerate kinase, which produces MKTLKDFNFKNKKALIRVDFNVPLNDKFEVTDATRIQAAKSTIIDILEQEGSCVLMSHLGRPKGFQDEFSLGHIVEKATEILGVKVKFVADCIGAKAEEAVANLQSGEILLLENLRFYEEEKKGDVAFAEKLSKFGDVYVNDAFGTAHRAHASTTIIAQFFPENKCFGNLLAREIESIDKVLNNSERPVLAILGGAKVSSKITVIENILDKVDHLIIGGGMSFTFVKAQGGKIGNSICEDDKMELALDILKQAKEKGVEVHIPVDVIAADDFSNDANTQELDINEIPDGWEGVDAGPKSREIFDTVVNKCKTILWNGPLGVFEMESFAGGTIALGNSIDKATKNGAFSLVGGGDSVAAVKQFGFADKVSYVSTGGGAMLEMLEGKTLPGIEAILK